CCATTCCCGTTGGCGTTCCCCCCGGGCGCGGTGGCAAACGCCACCCGGTTTGCCGGATGACGGGGCCGGGTATCGGCGGGGCCATCGACGAGCCGCGCGCCGGCCTCGCACCAGGGAGCGGTGGATGACGACGACGAAGCCCGACCCCCCGTCCGCTGACCCGCCGGCCGCCGACCCGCCGGTGGCGCGGCTGCCCGGCATCCGCCAACTGCACTGGCCGACCTGGCGCGGCGTGCTGATCCGCAGCGGCCGCAACTACCTGCGGGACAACTGCACGGACTGGGCCGCCGCGCTCACCTACTACGGGGTGCTGGCGCTCTTCCCCGCCACCGTCGTGGTGGTCGCCCTGGTCGGCCTGGTCTCCGACGGGGAGCGCACCGTCGACACCGTGCTGGACCTGGCCCGCGACATCGGCGCCGGCTCGGTGGTGGCCAACGAGGGCTTCGTCGGCGTGGTCCGGGGGGTGGTGGATCAGAACAGCTCCGCCGGGGTGCTGCTGAGCTTTGGTCTGCTCGGCGCCCTCTGGTCGGCCTCGAACTTCATCGCGTCGTTCACCCGGGCGTCGAACGCGATCTACGGGGTGGCCGAGGGGCGGCCGGTGTGGCAGTTGCGCCCGACGCAGCTCGGGCTCGCGGCGCTGTCGCTGGTGCTGCTCGCCGTGGTCGCCGCCGGCCTGATCGTCAGCGGCCCGGTCGCCGACGCGGTCGGCAACCTGCTGGGCGCCGGCGACGTGACCCGTACCGCGTGGGCCGTGGCCAAGTGGCCGGCGCTGGCGTTGATCGCGATGCTGCTGCTGTCCCTGCTGTTCTGGGCCGCGCCGAACGTGCGCCAGCCCCGGTTCCGCTGGCTCACCCCCGGCGGGACGGTGGCCCTGCTGGCCTGGGCGCTCGGCTCCTTCGGCTTCGGCCTGTACGTGGCGAACTTCGGCTCGTACGACACGACCTACGGCAGCCTGGGCGCGGTGATCGCCTTCCTGGTCTGGCTCTACCTGTCCAACTCCGCGCTCATGCTCGGCGTCCAGATCAATGCCGAACTCCAGCGGGGCCGGGTGCTCCAGTCGGGCGCGCCGGACGCCGACGAGCCCGTGCTGCCACCCCGCTCCCCGGCCGCTTCGTGACCGCTTGCCGGGTTTACCACCCCCGCCGCCGGGTAGCGCAGAAGGCATGGATCGCGGCAACAGCAAGCACGCACCGAGAGTCGACGACGAGATGAGTCAGGAGGTCAGCGGCCTCGTGCAGGGGCCGGGGACCGGCGGCTCACGGGTCGACGAGTTCCGGGTTCCCGAGCCCGCGGGCGAGGACCAGCCGGAGGCCACCACCGCCCCGGCCGGCGACCTGCGCAGCGGCTCTCCCCAGGGAATGACCTCGGAGGACGTCGAGGCACGTAGCCGGCTCGGGCGGTTCATCACGATGAGCGCCCTGCCCGGTGACCGGGCCGCGCTGCTCGCCAACGCGCGTGACAACGAGGCCCCCGACGACGTGATGGCCGAGTTGGCACGCCTGCCCGAGGACACCCGCTACCAGACGGTGTCCGAGGTGTGGGCGGCGCTCGGCCACAGCAACGAGACGACGCGCTGGTGAGGCGGACCAGACGCGGTCCGAGCCCGCACGGGCGCAGGAGAGGATGCTGATGAGTGGCGTTACCGAGCACGTCGACGTGGCCGTCCCGGTCCGGACGGCGTACGACCAGTGGACGCAGTTCGAGGAGTTTCCCCACTTCATGGAGGGTGTGGAGGAGGTCCGCCAGCTCTCCGACACGATGACCCACTGGACCGTCGAGATCGCCGGGGTGAAGCGCGAGTTCGACGCCGAGATCACCGAGCAGCTGCCCGACGAGCGGGTGGCCTGGCGCTCGACCGGCGGCACGCAGCACGCCGGGGTGGTCACCTTCCACCGGCTGGACGAGGGCAGCAGCCGGGTCAGTCTCCAGCTGGAGTTCGACCCGCACGGCGTCATCGAGCAGGCCGGCGACAAGCTCGGCGTGGTCGACCGCCGGGCAAAGGGTGACCTGCAACGGTTCAAGACGTTCATCGAGCGGCGCGGCCAGGAGACCGGTGCCTGGCGTGGCACCGTCGACCGTCCGCAACCCTGATCAGCACAGCGTCATCGACGGCCGCCGGGAACACCGGCGGCCGTCGCCGTGCCGTTTGCGGGGACCGGGTCGGGGTACGGCGATGACATGACCGACGACAGGGTGTGGCGCGACGAGGAACGACTCCCGCTGGAGGAACTGGACCGGGCCGTCGCCCGCTCCTCGCTCGACGGGCAGGCCGACGACGTGACCGCCAACGACGCCGGCGAGGAGGCCGCCTTCGGCCACGGCCCCGAGCCCGCCGACCGGGGCGCCGAGATCCCCGGCACCGGCCGCGAGCCGACCGACCCCGACCGCGCCTACCGCCCCTCCACCACCGGCCGCACCGGCCCCGACAACCTCTGAACCCCCTCCCTCTGCCCGCGGTTCGGGGGTGGGGAATCGGGCGGGGTGGGAAAAATCGGCCGTTCGGGTGACGGCAGTGGCGGGTGGCGCGGGCAAGACTTTCGGAATGCATCAGGGCTCCGGCTTCCTCACCACGCGTCAGCGTCGCCTGGCATGGCTCGGCTTTCTCCTCGCCGCCGTCCAGGCACCCGTCTCCGCCAAGCTGGTCGAAGACAGCTCCTGGCTGTTCAGCCTCTGCGTGGCGGTGATGGTGGCGACCGTGATCATCGCCGACGACGCGGCGCGCCGCCGCCCGGCGGACGCCCGCTCCTCGGACTGAGCCGCCAACCGGTCGCGCCCACCACGGGAGTCACCGAGAGTCGCGCGGGCGGGCCTCGTGTCCGGGCCGGCCCCGGGTGCGACGGCGCTCCTTCATCTCCGCCTCGTAGAGGTGCCGCCGGCCGCCCACCAGGTGCTCGCGCGCCGATCGGTCCACCTCACGGAACAGCGCGTGGTAGCCGTCGTCGAAGTCCTCGACGATCTGGAACGTCCACCGCCCGGCGATGACGTTGCGGCCGACCAGTTCGTCGGCGATCCGGTCGGCGATCGCGGGGTGCCCGGCGTCGCGGAACATCCGTACCGCATGGTCGAGCATCAGGTCGGCGTGACCGATGAGCTGGTGCAGCGAGTAGAGGTGGCCCCGGGCCCGTTCCACGCACTCCAGTGCCTCGCTGAGCTTGCCGAGAGCTGCCACCGTGTCGTCGCTCACCCCGGCGGGCCGCCGGTGCCGCTCGTCGGGTCCGTCGGTGGTGTCCATCCGTGTCTCCCTGGTGCCGGTCGTGCCGGGGTGCGCGGTCTCTTGCCGGGCGCCCGGTTCGGCCCCCCGGGTCCGGCCGGACACCCACGGAGGATGCCGTGACCAGCCGAGCGGCCGAGGTCGGTGCCGGTACGCGTTGGCTAGATTCGTTCCCCATGCGCGTGCCGTCGAACCAGGTCCTCTCCCCCACCGCCGTCGACTCGGCGCGGTCCAGTCTCGTCGCGCTCGCCAACGCCGTCGGTCTCGACGGGCTCGCCGCCGCCACCGCCCGGCCGGGCCTGCTCGCCGTGATCGACCAGCACGCCGCCGCGGTGCGGGACAGCCTGCACGGTGACCGCCGACCGTTGACCGCCGCCTCCCTCGCCGGCTACGCCGAGGGGGTACGCGCCGCCGCGGTGGAACACGGCTGGCAGCCACCCGGCGGCGAGGTCGACTGGTCGGAGCCGGACTGGGTGCTGCTGCGCCTGCTCGCCGTCTGCGCGCTGACCGTCGGGCTGGGTCAGCGGGCCCCGCAGCCACCGCCGCTGTAATAGACCGGTCGACGGGTGCCCACCGCGCGGCGGACACCCGTCTTCCTCGCGTCGACGCGAACCACCGTCACGGACGGAACTGCTGGGTCTCGTCGCCCGTCGTCCCTGACTGGTAGGTGCCGCGCCCCCCGGCCATCGAGGACTCCTGCCCCCGGGAGGCCGGCTGGGTACGCCCGGCACCCGCCCGGTCGGCCATCTGCCGCTGCATGTCGCCGCGGCCGGCCTCGGCCCCCTGCCGCTGGTCGCGGATCGCCCGCGACTCCTCGGCGACCCGGTTGAGCCAGCCTTCCCAGCGATTCTGCATCGGCCGCACCAGACCACCGCCAACGCCGATGATCAGGATGCCGGCCACCGTGGCTAGCACCGCGATCAGCACGGGTTGGGTGACGGTAGTGGCGATGCCGACCTGGTTGAGCGCCGCGATGACACCCAGCGCGATGATGAAGATCGCCGTCACATCGGCCACGAACCGGCCGTACGACAGCCCGCCGAGCGCGCCGGTGACGAGGTCCCGCACCGCGTTGGCGATCGCGGCGGCGATCACCACGATGACGATCGCCACGAAGGCCCTCGGCAGCCACGCCACCACGCCCGAGATCAGGTCGCTGATCGCGTTGGGCCCCCAGACACCGAAGGCGAACTGCAGCGTGAACAGCAGCACGGCGTAGTACGCCAGTCTCGCCAGAATGTCACTGGCGTCGTACCTCGTCCGTTCCAGCGCACGCTTGATACCGCCCCGTTCGACCGCTCGG
This is a stretch of genomic DNA from Micromonospora sp. WMMD1082. It encodes these proteins:
- a CDS encoding YihY/virulence factor BrkB family protein — encoded protein: MTTTKPDPPSADPPAADPPVARLPGIRQLHWPTWRGVLIRSGRNYLRDNCTDWAAALTYYGVLALFPATVVVVALVGLVSDGERTVDTVLDLARDIGAGSVVANEGFVGVVRGVVDQNSSAGVLLSFGLLGALWSASNFIASFTRASNAIYGVAEGRPVWQLRPTQLGLAALSLVLLAVVAAGLIVSGPVADAVGNLLGAGDVTRTAWAVAKWPALALIAMLLLSLLFWAAPNVRQPRFRWLTPGGTVALLAWALGSFGFGLYVANFGSYDTTYGSLGAVIAFLVWLYLSNSALMLGVQINAELQRGRVLQSGAPDADEPVLPPRSPAAS
- a CDS encoding DUF2795 domain-containing protein; the encoded protein is MDRGNSKHAPRVDDEMSQEVSGLVQGPGTGGSRVDEFRVPEPAGEDQPEATTAPAGDLRSGSPQGMTSEDVEARSRLGRFITMSALPGDRAALLANARDNEAPDDVMAELARLPEDTRYQTVSEVWAALGHSNETTRW
- a CDS encoding SRPBCC family protein, which translates into the protein MSGVTEHVDVAVPVRTAYDQWTQFEEFPHFMEGVEEVRQLSDTMTHWTVEIAGVKREFDAEITEQLPDERVAWRSTGGTQHAGVVTFHRLDEGSSRVSLQLEFDPHGVIEQAGDKLGVVDRRAKGDLQRFKTFIERRGQETGAWRGTVDRPQP
- a CDS encoding DUF6401 family natural product biosynthesis protein, which encodes MRVPSNQVLSPTAVDSARSSLVALANAVGLDGLAAATARPGLLAVIDQHAAAVRDSLHGDRRPLTAASLAGYAEGVRAAAVEHGWQPPGGEVDWSEPDWVLLRLLAVCALTVGLGQRAPQPPPL